The Agromyces hippuratus genome has a window encoding:
- a CDS encoding alpha-hydroxy acid oxidase — protein MVQRQFPNPKELAELMRFKAPTLNAKQRRLDKALTIGDLRDIAKRRTPKAPFDYTEGAAEGEISLQRARQAFEDIEFHPAILRNVPEVDMSREVLGGPTALPFGIAPTGFTRMMQTEGETAGAGAAGAAGIPFTLSTMGTTSIEDVKAANPTGRNWFQLYVMRDREKSYELVRRAAAAGFDTLFFTVDTPVAGARLRDTRNGFSIPPQLTPGTVVNAIPRPEWWINFLTTPKLEFASLSSTGGTVGELIDGMFDPTISFDDLETIRAMWPGKIVVKGVQTVQDAQILAGKGVDGIVLSNHGGRQLDRAPIPFHLLPHVVREVGSEMEVHLDTGIMSGADIVASVALGARFTLIGRAYLYGLMAGGREGVDKTISILSTQIARTMKLLEVSTLDELGPQHVTQLSRFTALPKPMTDAAEQAVEAKPKTVRAPRAAGSAAKSATKSAAGKSTTAAKPATVKK, from the coding sequence ATGGTCCAGCGCCAGTTCCCGAACCCCAAGGAGCTCGCCGAGCTCATGCGCTTCAAGGCGCCGACCCTGAACGCGAAGCAGCGCCGCCTCGACAAGGCGCTCACGATCGGCGACCTCCGCGACATCGCGAAGCGCCGCACGCCGAAGGCGCCGTTCGACTACACCGAGGGCGCCGCCGAGGGCGAGATCTCGCTGCAGCGCGCCCGCCAGGCGTTCGAGGACATCGAGTTCCACCCGGCGATCCTCCGGAACGTCCCCGAGGTCGACATGAGCCGCGAGGTGCTCGGCGGCCCGACCGCCCTGCCGTTCGGCATCGCGCCCACGGGCTTCACGCGCATGATGCAGACCGAGGGCGAGACCGCCGGCGCCGGCGCCGCGGGTGCGGCCGGCATCCCCTTCACGCTGTCGACCATGGGCACGACCTCGATCGAAGACGTGAAGGCGGCGAACCCCACCGGCCGCAACTGGTTCCAGCTCTACGTCATGCGCGACCGCGAGAAGTCGTACGAGCTCGTGCGCCGTGCTGCCGCGGCCGGCTTCGACACGCTCTTCTTCACCGTCGACACGCCCGTCGCCGGCGCTCGCCTCCGCGACACCCGCAACGGCTTCTCGATCCCGCCGCAGCTGACGCCCGGTACCGTCGTCAACGCGATCCCCCGCCCCGAGTGGTGGATCAACTTCCTCACGACCCCGAAGCTCGAGTTCGCCTCGCTCTCCTCGACGGGCGGCACCGTCGGCGAGCTCATCGACGGCATGTTCGACCCGACCATCTCGTTCGACGACCTCGAGACGATCCGCGCCATGTGGCCGGGCAAGATCGTCGTCAAGGGCGTGCAGACCGTGCAGGACGCTCAGATCCTCGCCGGCAAGGGCGTCGACGGCATCGTGCTCTCCAACCACGGCGGTCGACAGCTCGACCGCGCGCCGATCCCCTTCCACCTGTTGCCGCACGTCGTGCGGGAGGTCGGCTCCGAGATGGAGGTGCACCTCGACACCGGCATCATGTCGGGCGCCGACATCGTGGCATCCGTCGCCCTCGGCGCGCGGTTCACGCTCATCGGCCGCGCCTACCTCTACGGCCTCATGGCCGGCGGCCGTGAGGGCGTCGACAAGACCATCTCGATCCTCTCGACCCAGATCGCCCGCACGATGAAGCTGCTCGAGGTGTCGACGCTCGACGAGCTCGGCCCGCAGCACGTCACGCAGCTGTCGCGCTTCACGGCACTGCCGAAGCCGATGACGGATGCCGCGGAGCAGGCCGTCGAGGCCAAGCCCAAGACCGTGCGCGCACCGCGTGCAGCCGGGTCGGCCGCGAAGTCCGCGACGAAGTCGGCGGCCGGCAAGTCGACGACTGCCGCGAAGCCCGCGACCGTCAAGAAGTAG
- a CDS encoding FadR/GntR family transcriptional regulator yields MGAETSDTPRAWRTVLEHIETQLLEGALRPGDRLPGERALSAELGVGRSSVREALRVLEVLGLIRTAAGSGPTSGAIIIATPGGGMSALMRLQVAASGFPVADIVRTRLILETSVAGDLAEAAASAPDLAPAEFLLDAMDSPDLAPTEFLALDAAFHLALAEASGNQVITATMAGLRSGIEGYALEGVAAITDWHATSDRLRAEHRGIVEAIRRADAASARTRTHDHISGYYAETFVDTPPR; encoded by the coding sequence ATGGGCGCTGAGACATCCGACACCCCGCGCGCCTGGCGCACCGTGCTCGAGCACATCGAGACGCAACTGCTCGAGGGCGCCCTGCGCCCCGGCGATCGCCTGCCCGGCGAGCGCGCCCTCTCCGCCGAACTCGGCGTCGGCCGCTCGAGTGTGCGCGAGGCCCTTCGCGTGCTCGAGGTGCTCGGGCTCATCCGCACCGCCGCGGGATCGGGCCCGACCTCTGGCGCCATCATCATCGCGACGCCCGGCGGCGGCATGTCGGCGCTCATGCGCCTGCAGGTCGCGGCGAGCGGCTTCCCCGTCGCCGACATCGTGCGCACGCGCCTCATCCTCGAGACCTCGGTCGCGGGCGACCTGGCCGAGGCGGCGGCGTCCGCGCCCGACCTCGCCCCGGCCGAGTTCCTGCTCGACGCCATGGACTCCCCCGACCTCGCGCCGACCGAGTTCCTCGCGCTCGACGCCGCCTTCCATCTCGCGCTCGCCGAGGCCTCAGGCAACCAGGTGATCACCGCGACGATGGCCGGCCTCCGCAGCGGCATCGAGGGGTACGCCCTCGAGGGCGTCGCCGCGATCACCGACTGGCACGCGACATCCGACCGCCTCCGCGCCGAGCACCGCGGCATCGTCGAGGCCATCAGGCGAGCGGATGCCGCATCCGCCCGCACCCGAACCCACGACCACATCTCGGGCTACTACGCCGAGACGTTCGTCGACACCCCACCGAGATGA
- a CDS encoding NAD(P)-dependent alcohol dehydrogenase — translation MKAVQYRTIGGSPEVVEIEVPEPGPGEVRLKVTAAGACHSDSFVMSLTEEQYTYGLPLTLGHEGAGIVDKLGDGVTGVAIGDSVAVYGPQGCGRCYQCAQGKENYCERAAELGIAPPGLGAPGAMAEYMIVRSDRHLLPLGDLDPVQNVALTDAGLTPYHAIKMSLPKLVPGTTAVVIGAGGLGHVAIQILRAITPSTVIALDLSEEKLALAREVGAHHAFASDADAAERIREATGGRPVTAVFDFVAIQPTIDLGRSVAGVESDHVIVGVGVGMLPVGMLGAPYDSTVRAPYWGSRAELFEVFDLARAGLVKVETEVFPIDEAPEAYRRLHDGTLRGRAIIVP, via the coding sequence ATGAAGGCGGTGCAGTATCGGACCATCGGCGGATCACCGGAGGTCGTCGAGATCGAGGTTCCGGAGCCCGGACCGGGTGAGGTGCGGCTGAAGGTGACCGCCGCGGGCGCCTGCCACTCCGACAGCTTCGTCATGAGCCTGACCGAGGAGCAGTACACCTACGGCCTGCCGCTCACGCTCGGCCATGAGGGCGCCGGCATCGTCGACAAGCTCGGCGACGGCGTCACGGGCGTCGCGATCGGCGACTCCGTCGCCGTGTACGGCCCGCAGGGCTGCGGCCGCTGCTACCAGTGCGCCCAGGGCAAGGAGAACTACTGCGAGCGCGCGGCCGAACTCGGCATCGCGCCTCCCGGACTCGGCGCCCCCGGGGCGATGGCCGAATACATGATCGTGCGCAGCGATCGGCACCTGCTGCCGCTCGGCGACCTCGACCCGGTGCAGAACGTCGCGCTCACCGACGCCGGACTCACGCCGTACCACGCGATCAAGATGTCGCTGCCGAAGCTCGTGCCGGGCACGACCGCCGTCGTCATCGGCGCGGGCGGCCTCGGCCACGTCGCGATCCAGATCCTGCGGGCGATCACGCCGTCGACGGTCATCGCCCTCGACCTGAGCGAGGAGAAGCTCGCGCTCGCCCGCGAGGTCGGTGCGCACCACGCGTTCGCCTCCGACGCCGATGCCGCGGAGCGGATCCGCGAGGCCACGGGCGGTCGCCCGGTGACCGCGGTGTTCGACTTCGTCGCGATCCAGCCGACCATCGACCTCGGCCGCAGCGTCGCCGGCGTCGAGAGCGACCACGTGATCGTCGGCGTCGGTGTCGGGATGCTGCCGGTCGGCATGCTCGGGGCCCCGTACGACTCGACCGTGCGTGCGCCCTACTGGGGATCTCGCGCCGAGCTCTTCGAGGTGTTCGACCTCGCCCGCGCCGGGCTCGTGAAGGTGGAGACCGAGGTGTTCCCGATCGATGAGGCCCCCGAGGCGTACCGACGCCTGCACGACGGCACGCTGCGCGGTCGGGCGATCATCGTGCCGTAG
- a CDS encoding NYN domain-containing protein, translated as MPISAEPRVALYFDFDNIVISRYDQLHGDPGSRRVSAYRKDTSTSKAPAAGSETAKKLAEATVDVDAVLDFAATFGTIAIARAYADWSTPVNASYRGQLIDRAVDLVQLFPLSATKNGADIRLAVDAVEDMFRIDDLTHIVIVAGDSDYVALAQKAKRLGRYVVGIGVAGGTSRALTAACDEYADYDTLLATDAAVAEDEAADAAAHAAPEAAAAPPATGRRSRAKSAASETTDAAATDAPTEPVAESAPAPTRRRRATSKSVAEASGKTAPEKPETTDAPETPVKRASARALQFVSPTDHAPADETAGGSPRNPSRLLLKALELLHAKNDEEWQSSSTVKNQMMRMDPSFQERRLGFASFTEFLKSRGGVVELDETGRGRVRIRPTKD; from the coding sequence ATGCCCATCTCGGCAGAACCCCGCGTGGCCCTGTACTTCGATTTCGACAACATCGTCATCTCGCGGTACGACCAACTGCACGGCGACCCAGGTTCGCGCAGGGTCAGCGCTTACCGCAAGGACACCTCGACCAGCAAGGCACCCGCCGCCGGATCGGAGACGGCGAAGAAGCTCGCCGAGGCGACGGTCGACGTCGACGCCGTGCTCGACTTCGCGGCGACCTTCGGCACGATCGCGATCGCCCGCGCCTACGCCGACTGGTCGACCCCGGTGAACGCGAGCTACCGCGGCCAGCTCATCGACCGCGCCGTCGACCTCGTGCAGCTGTTCCCGCTGTCGGCGACGAAGAACGGCGCCGACATCCGCCTCGCGGTCGACGCCGTCGAGGACATGTTCCGCATCGACGACCTCACGCACATCGTGATCGTCGCCGGCGACTCCGACTACGTGGCGCTCGCGCAGAAGGCCAAGCGCCTCGGCCGTTACGTCGTCGGCATCGGCGTCGCAGGCGGCACGAGCCGGGCGCTCACCGCGGCGTGCGACGAGTACGCCGACTACGACACCCTGCTGGCGACGGATGCCGCGGTCGCCGAAGACGAGGCAGCGGATGCCGCGGCGCACGCAGCCCCCGAAGCAGCCGCGGCCCCGCCGGCGACGGGCCGCAGGTCGCGGGCGAAGTCGGCCGCATCCGAGACGACCGATGCGGCCGCGACCGACGCCCCGACGGAGCCGGTCGCCGAGTCGGCGCCCGCGCCGACCCGGCGTCGTCGAGCGACGTCGAAGTCCGTCGCTGAGGCGTCGGGCAAGACGGCGCCCGAGAAGCCCGAGACGACGGACGCACCCGAGACGCCGGTGAAGCGGGCCTCGGCGCGTGCCCTGCAGTTCGTCTCACCGACCGACCACGCGCCGGCCGACGAGACCGCCGGCGGCAGCCCCCGCAACCCCAGCCGCCTGCTGCTCAAGGCGCTCGAGCTCCTCCATGCGAAGAACGACGAGGAGTGGCAGTCGTCGAGCACGGTGAAGAACCAGATGATGCGCATGGACCCGAGCTTCCAGGAGCGCCGCCTCGGCTTCGCCTCGTTCACCGAATTCCTGAAGTCGCGCGGCGGTGTGGTCGAGCTCGACGAGACCGGCCGCGGGCGCGTACGCATCCGCCCGACGAAGGACTAG
- a CDS encoding alpha/beta hydrolase produces the protein MHARWWRLDPGGALIGLLFAALSMTPSLLPRPALFQGIITAFAFLIGYGIGVFVWWLVRRFVHWRPKPEHRRIAWWVYLGLAVVLAVVLGFASVGWQNEVRRTVEMPEIDGFDALIFVVGFVPVVLVGLALARAERRLGVRMRARFGRGWGTTAATAIVVGSTVAVVAVVMFGIDRLYLANNGPAAPWVTEPMSAFRSAGPDSEVEWDLVGRHGTAFLGGGPKTADIEELTGRPALEPVRVYVGQANAPTVEERAAIAVRELERTGAFDRDVLVVATTTGSGWLEPQAVDAVEYLHGGDTAIVSMQYAYTPSWVSFLFDPDAPVASSVALFDAVQAKWETLPEATRPQLVVYGLSLGAHGTQEAFDGLDDLRANTEGALLIGSPNGSTMWRTLTAERDEGSPQWQPVVDGGREVRWLSVPGDFHALGPEWESPRVAYLQHANDPVTWLGLELLWAEPDWLTPEERADEVSDSMRWIPGVTALQLVIDMFMGESVPASHGHNYGDVVLDGWQAVTGDGELDEAALARIQSVLEGYAEVQPVGSVSE, from the coding sequence ATGCACGCTCGCTGGTGGAGACTCGATCCCGGAGGCGCCCTCATCGGGCTGCTCTTCGCCGCGCTGTCGATGACGCCGTCGTTGCTGCCGCGCCCCGCGCTGTTCCAGGGCATCATCACCGCGTTCGCATTCCTCATCGGGTACGGCATCGGGGTCTTCGTGTGGTGGCTGGTGCGCCGCTTCGTCCACTGGCGCCCGAAGCCCGAGCACCGCCGCATCGCGTGGTGGGTCTATCTCGGCCTCGCCGTGGTGCTCGCGGTCGTGCTGGGGTTCGCCTCGGTCGGGTGGCAGAACGAGGTTCGCCGAACGGTCGAGATGCCGGAGATCGACGGGTTCGACGCGCTGATCTTCGTCGTGGGGTTCGTGCCCGTCGTGCTCGTCGGCCTCGCACTCGCCCGCGCCGAGCGGCGGCTCGGCGTCCGGATGAGGGCCAGGTTCGGTCGGGGCTGGGGAACGACGGCCGCCACGGCGATCGTCGTGGGTTCGACCGTGGCGGTCGTGGCCGTCGTGATGTTCGGCATCGACCGGCTCTACCTCGCGAACAACGGCCCGGCCGCGCCGTGGGTCACGGAGCCGATGAGCGCCTTCCGCTCGGCCGGCCCCGACTCGGAGGTCGAGTGGGATCTCGTCGGCCGGCACGGTACGGCCTTCCTCGGCGGCGGTCCGAAGACCGCCGACATCGAGGAGCTCACCGGTCGCCCGGCGCTCGAACCCGTGCGTGTCTACGTCGGCCAGGCGAACGCGCCGACCGTCGAGGAACGCGCCGCCATCGCCGTGCGCGAGCTGGAGCGCACCGGGGCGTTCGACCGCGACGTGCTCGTGGTCGCCACGACCACCGGGTCGGGGTGGCTGGAACCCCAGGCCGTCGACGCCGTCGAGTACCTGCACGGCGGCGACACGGCGATCGTGTCGATGCAGTACGCGTACACGCCGAGCTGGGTGTCGTTCCTCTTCGACCCCGACGCGCCGGTCGCGTCATCGGTCGCCCTGTTCGACGCGGTGCAGGCGAAGTGGGAGACGCTGCCCGAGGCGACCCGCCCGCAGCTCGTGGTCTACGGCCTGAGCCTCGGCGCGCACGGAACGCAGGAGGCCTTCGACGGGCTCGACGACCTGCGTGCGAACACCGAGGGCGCGCTCCTCATCGGCAGCCCGAACGGCTCGACGATGTGGCGCACCCTCACGGCGGAGCGCGATGAGGGCAGCCCGCAGTGGCAACCCGTCGTCGACGGCGGACGCGAGGTGCGGTGGCTGTCGGTGCCCGGCGACTTCCACGCGCTCGGCCCGGAGTGGGAGTCGCCCCGCGTCGCGTACCTGCAGCACGCGAACGACCCCGTCACCTGGCTCGGCCTCGAGCTGCTCTGGGCCGAGCCGGACTGGCTCACGCCCGAGGAGCGGGCCGACGAGGTCAGCGACTCGATGCGCTGGATCCCGGGGGTGACCGCGCTGCAGCTCGTCATCGACATGTTCATGGGCGAGAGCGTGCCCGCCAGCCACGGCCACAACTACGGCGACGTCGTGCTCGACGGCTGGCAGGCGGTCACGGGCGACGGCGAGCTCGACGAGGCCGCGCTCGCGCGCATCCAGTCGGTGCTCGAGGGGTACGCGGAGGTGCAGCCCGTCGGCAGCGTCAGCGAATAG
- a CDS encoding serine hydrolase domain-containing protein — protein sequence MPRFDDAFDWVRRHVARESLPTAVLGIATSDGVVALEAFGSERGRAASVDDHYPLFSVTKPLVGLAALRLIERGLLTPDSALASAVPGFGAGRDDVVRLRHLVSHSSGIAEPPMDEGGLRESLVAPGRDFAAGTATRYSTLGFDGIAAMIEHAGGEPWFDAVTAVAARVGAAGFTLDADASPHEVVDAAAQGLDYPRFAALGHPGAGALGRAEDLLAIGTALLRNDGSLVAPVTIEAMLRPLTVGMTKLEPYPASRGQDWGFTWNLRNNAPGLLARDGYGHGGWGGCEFWITPSRDACFVLLTHVGGGVRRLGVETDELHNAVVAAA from the coding sequence ATGCCCCGCTTCGATGACGCTTTCGACTGGGTGCGACGCCACGTCGCCCGCGAATCGCTCCCGACCGCCGTGCTCGGCATCGCCACGAGCGACGGCGTGGTCGCACTCGAGGCGTTCGGCAGCGAGCGCGGGCGCGCGGCATCCGTCGACGACCACTACCCGCTCTTCTCGGTGACGAAGCCGCTCGTCGGCCTCGCCGCCCTGCGCCTCATCGAGCGGGGGCTGCTCACTCCCGATTCGGCGCTCGCGAGCGCCGTGCCCGGGTTCGGCGCCGGCCGCGACGATGTCGTGAGGCTGCGGCACCTCGTGAGCCACAGCTCGGGCATCGCCGAGCCGCCGATGGACGAGGGCGGCCTGCGCGAGTCTCTGGTCGCGCCCGGCCGCGACTTCGCCGCCGGCACGGCGACGCGCTACTCGACGCTCGGGTTCGACGGCATCGCCGCGATGATCGAGCACGCGGGGGGCGAGCCGTGGTTCGACGCCGTGACCGCGGTCGCAGCGCGAGTCGGCGCCGCGGGCTTCACGCTCGACGCCGACGCGTCGCCGCACGAGGTCGTCGACGCCGCCGCGCAGGGCCTCGACTACCCTCGCTTCGCGGCACTCGGCCACCCGGGAGCCGGCGCGCTCGGACGGGCGGAGGACCTGCTCGCGATCGGCACGGCGCTGCTCCGCAACGACGGCTCGCTCGTCGCTCCGGTCACCATCGAGGCGATGCTGCGCCCGCTGACCGTCGGCATGACGAAGCTCGAGCCGTACCCGGCTTCGCGCGGGCAGGACTGGGGCTTCACCTGGAACCTGCGGAACAACGCCCCCGGCCTGCTCGCCCGCGACGGTTACGGCCACGGCGGATGGGGCGGATGCGAGTTCTGGATCACGCCGTCGCGCGATGCCTGCTTCGTGCTGCTCACCCACGTCGGCGGCGGGGTCAGGCGCCTCGGCGTCGAGACCGACGAACTGCACAACGCGGTGGTCGCCGCCGCCTGA
- a CDS encoding 2-hydroxyacid dehydrogenase — protein sequence MTDSPALLVTVPGATLRRALEQTPGGVPAGVEVVEWDLTGAPPADRIDLVVPPYMGAAARLAALDGVTTRLVQSQSIGYDDVPAALPAGHIFANAASVHETSTAELTLALILAAQRGIPDFVRAADEGRWAPARYESLADRRVLLLGYGGVGRAIEARLAPFEVELTRVASRARSDEQGFIRGIDELPTLLPKADIVIVGVPLTGTTTGLVDAAFLAALPDGALLVNIARGKVADTDAIIAEAVSGRLRFALDVTDPEPLPDGHPLFALPNVLVSPHVGGASTAMMPRMARLLREQIERMLRGDAPLNIVYRS from the coding sequence ATGACCGACTCCCCCGCCCTGCTCGTGACCGTGCCCGGTGCGACGCTCCGTCGCGCACTCGAGCAGACGCCCGGCGGCGTGCCCGCGGGCGTCGAGGTGGTCGAGTGGGACCTCACGGGCGCACCCCCCGCCGACCGCATCGACCTCGTCGTGCCGCCGTACATGGGTGCCGCCGCGCGACTCGCCGCGCTCGACGGCGTGACGACGCGGCTCGTGCAGTCGCAGTCGATCGGCTACGACGACGTGCCGGCGGCCCTGCCGGCGGGGCATATATTCGCCAACGCTGCGAGCGTGCACGAGACCTCGACCGCCGAGCTGACGCTCGCGCTGATCCTCGCAGCGCAGCGCGGCATCCCCGACTTCGTGCGGGCCGCCGACGAGGGCCGATGGGCGCCCGCGCGCTACGAGAGCCTCGCCGACCGCCGCGTGCTGCTGCTCGGCTACGGCGGCGTCGGGCGGGCGATCGAGGCGCGGCTCGCGCCGTTCGAGGTCGAGCTCACCCGGGTCGCGAGCCGTGCCCGCTCCGACGAGCAGGGCTTCATCCGCGGCATCGACGAGCTGCCGACCCTGCTGCCGAAGGCCGACATCGTGATCGTCGGCGTGCCCCTGACCGGCACCACGACCGGCCTCGTCGACGCCGCCTTCCTCGCGGCGCTGCCCGACGGCGCCCTTCTCGTCAACATCGCCCGCGGCAAGGTCGCCGACACCGACGCGATCATCGCCGAGGCGGTGTCGGGCCGGCTGCGGTTCGCGCTCGACGTCACCGACCCCGAGCCCCTGCCCGATGGGCATCCGCTCTTCGCGTTGCCGAACGTCCTCGTGAGCCCGCACGTCGGTGGCGCCTCGACGGCGATGATGCCCCGCATGGCGCGGCTGCTGCGCGAGCAGATCGAGCGGATGCTGCGCGGCGATGCCCCCCTCAACATCGTGTACCGCAGCTGA
- a CDS encoding rhamnulokinase codes for MSGSSAGTVAAVDLGATSGRVILGHVDGRAGTLALDHVARFPNGPVRLASGLHWDFTGLTRDLNAGLAEAFRRAPSAASIGVDSWAVDYGLLRGGRLLGEPFHYRDERNDRGVEAVHAAVPFDELYRRNGLQFLPFNTLYQLAAERESGWLGVADSLLLVPDLVGFQLTGARLAERTNASTTGLVGIASGEWDDELIERLGLPASVFAPLVSPGEPFGPLRTAVAAELGAPSGIEVVAVGSHDTASAVVAVPMRAESAAYISCGTWGLVGVELEQPVTTDAARDANFTNERGVDGRVRFLHNVMGLWLLSESVRWWERDGDRIDLSELLAAAASVTAPVAVFDADDPRFLAPGDLPGRIAEWCAERGVAAPANRAEFARSIIESLAEAFAGAVRTASVLSGVDVETIHVVGGGALNELLCRRTADRAGIPVLAGPVEATAIGNVLVQARAQGFVDGDLEALRALVAQAFAPRRYEPVGR; via the coding sequence ATGAGCGGTTCGAGCGCGGGCACGGTCGCGGCCGTCGACCTCGGGGCGACGAGCGGACGCGTCATCCTCGGCCACGTCGACGGCCGCGCGGGCACGCTCGCGCTCGACCACGTCGCCCGATTCCCGAACGGCCCGGTGCGCCTGGCCTCGGGGCTGCATTGGGACTTCACGGGCCTCACGCGCGACCTGAACGCGGGCCTCGCCGAGGCGTTCCGGCGCGCCCCGTCGGCCGCCTCGATCGGCGTCGACTCCTGGGCGGTCGACTACGGCCTGCTGCGGGGCGGTCGCCTGCTCGGCGAACCGTTCCACTACCGCGACGAGCGGAACGACCGAGGTGTCGAGGCCGTGCACGCCGCCGTGCCGTTCGACGAGCTCTACCGCCGCAACGGCCTGCAGTTCCTGCCGTTCAACACCCTGTACCAGCTCGCTGCCGAGCGGGAGAGCGGATGGCTCGGCGTCGCCGACTCGCTCCTCCTCGTGCCCGACCTCGTCGGGTTCCAGCTCACGGGCGCCCGCCTGGCCGAGCGCACGAACGCCTCGACCACCGGCCTCGTCGGCATCGCGTCGGGCGAGTGGGACGACGAGCTCATCGAGCGGCTCGGGCTCCCGGCATCCGTGTTCGCACCGCTCGTGAGCCCCGGGGAGCCGTTCGGTCCGCTCCGCACCGCCGTCGCGGCCGAGCTCGGCGCCCCCTCGGGCATCGAGGTCGTCGCCGTCGGCTCGCACGACACCGCCTCGGCGGTCGTCGCGGTGCCGATGCGCGCCGAGTCGGCCGCCTACATCTCGTGCGGCACGTGGGGGCTCGTCGGCGTCGAGCTCGAGCAGCCGGTGACGACGGATGCCGCACGCGACGCGAACTTCACGAACGAGCGCGGTGTCGACGGCCGCGTGCGGTTCCTGCACAACGTCATGGGCCTCTGGCTGCTGTCTGAGTCGGTGCGCTGGTGGGAGCGCGACGGGGATCGCATCGACCTCTCCGAGCTGCTCGCGGCCGCGGCATCCGTCACCGCGCCCGTCGCCGTATTCGATGCCGACGATCCGCGCTTCCTCGCGCCGGGCGATCTTCCCGGCCGCATCGCCGAGTGGTGCGCGGAGCGGGGTGTCGCCGCGCCCGCGAACCGAGCCGAGTTCGCGCGGTCGATCATCGAGAGCCTCGCCGAGGCGTTCGCCGGCGCTGTGCGCACCGCATCGGTGCTCTCGGGCGTCGACGTCGAGACGATCCACGTCGTCGGCGGCGGGGCGCTCAACGAGCTGCTGTGCCGGCGCACCGCCGACCGTGCCGGCATCCCGGTGCTCGCCGGCCCCGTCGAGGCGACCGCGATCGGCAACGTGCTCGTGCAGGCGCGCGCGCAGGGATTCGTCGACGGCGACCTCGAGGCGCTGCGGGCACTCGTGGCGCAGGCGTTCGCACCGCGACGGTACGAGCCCGTCGGCCGCTGA